In Bacillus horti, a single window of DNA contains:
- a CDS encoding glycerophosphodiester phosphodiesterase has translation MKVIAHRGSSQVAPENTYPAIRRAIQDHVDGIEIDVQLTKDQELVVIHDEWLNRTTNGKGFVFNTTSAQIKKLDAGSWFNKKYKGTTVPLLEEVLEWVKPYSLELHIELKNNLLPYKGMEEKVIRILNQHNLEKKAVLSSFRRESLEICRKIHPTIRTGYLCWSTLLPLLEQSEWDYLHLDSIHPHISLLDHEVTLLKNMGYRIYPYVIQRKHELKKCLRYQVDGIFTGSPNKAKQIIRETTT, from the coding sequence ATGAAAGTCATTGCTCACCGAGGATCATCTCAAGTAGCTCCAGAGAATACGTATCCAGCTATTCGGCGTGCTATTCAAGATCATGTTGACGGAATTGAGATAGATGTTCAGTTAACAAAGGACCAAGAGCTAGTCGTCATTCATGATGAGTGGTTAAATCGGACAACGAACGGGAAAGGTTTTGTTTTCAATACAACGTCTGCTCAAATCAAAAAGCTTGATGCTGGAAGCTGGTTTAATAAAAAGTATAAAGGGACGACAGTCCCTCTGCTAGAAGAGGTTTTGGAGTGGGTAAAGCCTTATTCTCTAGAACTGCATATTGAGTTGAAAAATAACCTCTTACCCTATAAGGGTATGGAGGAGAAAGTCATACGAATACTAAACCAACATAACCTTGAAAAAAAAGCTGTTCTTTCTTCCTTTAGAAGAGAAAGCCTCGAAATCTGTAGGAAGATTCACCCTACAATCCGCACAGGCTACTTATGCTGGAGTACTTTACTTCCGTTGCTAGAGCAAAGTGAATGGGACTATCTCCACCTTGATTCCATTCACCCTCATATTTCTTTGTTAGACCATGAAGTGACTCTGCTTAAAAATATGGGCTATCGTATCTACCCCTACGTTATCCAAAGGAAACATGAGCTTAAAAAATGCTTACGCTATCAAGTAGATGGGATATTTACAGGATCTCCAAACAAAGCCAAACAGATCATTCGTGAGACAACCACATAA
- a CDS encoding S1C family serine protease, producing the protein MSAKLSKLFQDLKQSIVSIEGVKEKRMLGRRGLSPFSPPQVVDEKKISYGSGVIIHPKGHILTCHHVVDGMNMIRIKLGSEQQLYQGKVVLEYPEKDIAIVEIQAKERFKEVKFGSSKKATVGENVFAIGNPFGFDYTLTTGIISGKNRQISTEEHEYNFVLQTNTALNPGNSGGPLFNSKGRVIGINAVIIPNFQNMGFAIPTEEILPHIKKYTLSPPKKKSTKTGT; encoded by the coding sequence TTGAGCGCTAAATTATCAAAATTATTTCAGGACCTGAAGCAGAGTATCGTCTCTATTGAAGGAGTAAAGGAAAAAAGGATGCTGGGAAGAAGAGGATTATCTCCGTTTTCTCCTCCCCAGGTTGTCGATGAAAAGAAGATTAGCTATGGAAGTGGAGTCATTATTCATCCTAAAGGACACATTCTTACTTGCCATCATGTGGTTGATGGAATGAACATGATTCGAATAAAATTAGGTTCAGAGCAGCAGCTTTACCAAGGAAAAGTAGTCTTGGAGTATCCAGAAAAAGATATTGCAATTGTCGAGATTCAAGCAAAAGAGCGCTTTAAGGAGGTCAAATTCGGATCTTCTAAAAAGGCCACAGTTGGAGAAAATGTATTTGCCATAGGCAACCCCTTTGGCTTTGATTACACACTTACAACGGGAATCATAAGCGGAAAAAATAGACAAATATCCACCGAGGAGCATGAGTATAATTTTGTATTGCAAACGAACACAGCTCTAAATCCCGGTAATAGTGGTGGACCACTTTTTAATTCAAAGGGAAGGGTAATCGGAATTAACGCTGTCATCATACCTAATTTTCAAAATATGGGCTTTGCTATTCCGACAGAAGAGATTTTACCTCATATCAAAAAGTATACCCTTTCTCCTCCGAAGAAAAAGTCTACAAAAACAGGCACGTAA
- a CDS encoding protease complex subunit PrcB family protein — translation MTHFHYPEVVQKELERITHTGGEKIVSDEGSTYIILGLGERRTGGYAIEVVDITEQAGPVNSFILVKAKEIKPAPDAFVTQAFTYPTLVYRIPYTTLPIRIEWVRFK, via the coding sequence ATGACCCATTTTCATTATCCAGAAGTTGTCCAAAAGGAGCTTGAACGTATCACACACACCGGTGGTGAAAAGATTGTTTCTGATGAAGGCAGCACCTATATCATTTTAGGGTTAGGTGAAAGAAGAACAGGTGGATACGCAATTGAGGTCGTAGATATAACTGAGCAAGCTGGTCCAGTAAATTCCTTTATTTTAGTAAAAGCAAAGGAAATAAAGCCTGCCCCAGACGCTTTCGTCACTCAAGCCTTCACCTATCCTACACTTGTCTACCGTATTCCTTATACCACTTTACCAATAAGAATAGAGTGGGTCAGGTTTAAATAG
- a CDS encoding DNA repair helicase XPB — MQYNPENPVVVQSDLTLYVEVQHPLYEEVRDVLHHFAELLKSPEYIHTYRMTPLTLWNAASSGVTPEEVIQHLRAYTKFPLGSQVEASVYQTMQKYGRLCLVKEKSELYLQSTIKEYLEELVSYPSNSSFFSGKLFEFEENGSLLWKVSIHSDKRGELKQEALRIGYPIKDEAGYTSGDYLKLSLRDVLESGSTFSLRDYQVDAVEAFYQDGQTHGGQGVLVLPCGAGKTIIGIASVNKLQCATLILTTNHASVKQWKRELLEKTTLTEQDVGEYTGEMKEIKPVTIATYQVLTYKAEQEFIHLDVFQQKEWGLIIYDEVHLLPAPIFRATASIQSTRRLGLTATLIREDGREEDVFSLIGPKIYSVPWKKLEQQGYIATAFCTEVRVNFDDFMKEQYFLTNAKRQARIAQENPNKIDAVKVLLKKHEGEPTLIIGQYVEQLEQLGVLLDIPVITGKMKHAEREDLYDAFRKGEIPILAVSKVANFAIDLPDATVAIQVSGMFGSRQEEAQRLGRILRPKKGNNTCYFYHVVTKDSKDQEYALKRQLFLIEQGYRYQLVEE; from the coding sequence ATGCAATATAATCCTGAAAATCCTGTAGTTGTGCAAAGTGATTTAACTTTATATGTGGAGGTTCAACACCCTCTGTATGAAGAGGTAAGAGATGTGCTCCATCACTTTGCAGAGCTATTAAAAAGCCCTGAGTATATCCATACCTATCGAATGACGCCTTTAACGTTATGGAACGCCGCATCCAGTGGAGTAACTCCTGAGGAGGTCATTCAACACTTACGAGCGTATACAAAATTCCCTTTGGGCTCACAGGTAGAAGCATCTGTTTATCAAACTATGCAAAAATATGGGCGTTTGTGCCTAGTTAAAGAGAAATCAGAGCTCTATTTACAATCTACAATTAAAGAGTATCTTGAAGAATTAGTCAGCTACCCATCAAATTCCTCTTTTTTTTCTGGAAAACTATTTGAGTTTGAAGAAAACGGGAGCTTATTGTGGAAAGTATCTATTCATTCAGATAAACGTGGTGAGCTTAAACAGGAAGCATTGCGTATTGGTTACCCTATTAAGGATGAAGCAGGATATACATCAGGAGATTACCTAAAATTGTCTTTAAGGGATGTGTTAGAGTCTGGATCCACTTTTTCTCTTAGGGATTATCAGGTGGATGCTGTAGAAGCTTTTTATCAGGATGGGCAAACACATGGTGGACAAGGGGTACTAGTTCTACCCTGTGGGGCAGGTAAAACGATTATAGGGATTGCCTCTGTCAACAAGCTACAATGTGCAACACTCATTCTGACTACAAATCATGCCTCTGTCAAGCAATGGAAGAGAGAGCTATTAGAAAAAACGACATTAACGGAACAGGATGTTGGAGAGTATACAGGAGAGATGAAGGAAATTAAACCTGTGACGATTGCTACATACCAGGTTCTAACGTATAAAGCAGAACAAGAATTTATCCATTTAGATGTGTTTCAGCAGAAAGAGTGGGGGCTCATAATTTACGATGAGGTACATCTGCTACCGGCTCCAATTTTTCGAGCAACAGCAAGCATACAATCAACACGTCGATTGGGCTTGACGGCTACACTCATTCGTGAGGACGGAAGAGAAGAGGATGTGTTTAGCTTAATTGGCCCAAAAATTTATTCTGTCCCATGGAAAAAGCTAGAGCAACAAGGTTATATTGCGACAGCCTTCTGTACGGAGGTAAGAGTTAATTTTGATGACTTTATGAAAGAGCAGTATTTTTTAACGAATGCGAAAAGACAAGCGAGGATTGCGCAAGAAAATCCAAATAAGATTGACGCTGTTAAAGTATTGTTAAAGAAACATGAGGGGGAGCCTACGTTAATTATTGGGCAATATGTAGAACAGCTAGAGCAGCTTGGCGTCTTGTTGGACATCCCTGTCATTACAGGCAAGATGAAGCATGCTGAACGGGAGGACTTGTACGACGCTTTTAGAAAAGGGGAGATACCTATATTGGCGGTATCAAAAGTTGCTAACTTTGCTATTGATTTGCCAGATGCTACCGTAGCGATTCAGGTTTCTGGCATGTTTGGATCTAGACAGGAGGAGGCCCAGCGTTTAGGCAGAATCCTACGTCCCAAAAAAGGAAATAATACCTGCTATTTTTATCATGTGGTGACGAAGGATTCTAAGGATCAGGAGTATGCGTTGAAGCGACAGCTTTTTTTAATCGAGCAGGGCTATCGCTATCAATTAGTGGAGGAGTAG
- a CDS encoding YlbF family regulator, with protein sequence MIASLELSHYMDEAYQLGELIIDSDVMREYTDSRTELNADPEAQLLIRQFVKKKEDFEEVERFGKYHPDYDAVKKSMREMKRTLDQNELVVRFKKAEKELEKLLNEISQLIAFSVSEQIKVPTGNPFWDQGGCGGAGCGSGGCSGGCGV encoded by the coding sequence ATGATTGCCTCACTAGAGCTTTCACATTATATGGATGAAGCCTACCAATTAGGTGAATTGATTATAGATTCAGATGTTATGCGTGAATATACTGATTCACGTACGGAGTTAAACGCCGATCCTGAAGCACAACTGTTAATCAGGCAGTTTGTGAAGAAGAAGGAGGACTTTGAAGAGGTAGAGCGCTTTGGAAAGTATCACCCAGATTACGACGCGGTGAAGAAAAGCATGCGTGAAATGAAGCGAACATTAGATCAAAATGAACTGGTGGTTCGTTTTAAAAAAGCGGAAAAAGAGCTGGAGAAGCTATTAAATGAAATTAGTCAGCTGATTGCTTTTTCTGTTTCAGAGCAGATCAAGGTACCTACTGGAAATCCTTTTTGGGATCAAGGAGGCTGTGGTGGAGCAGGCTGTGGTTCTGGAGGTTGCTCCGGGGGCTGTGGCGTTTAA